The nucleotide window CCCGCCAAGCTGTCCTCACCGCAGCAGCAAACGGAATGTCCACAACGCCGGGAGCCCCGCCATCTGACTCAATCCGACGCCCAGCAAAAATAGCTACTCGACGGGCGCGGCGAGTTCGTCCACCACCTCATCGACACCGACGGTGTTCCGCGCCACCCCAACGGCCAGGCGCTTCACGTTGGCGTTCGGCACCACGCCGCGGAGCGTCACCACGTTGCCCTCGGCGGTGACCGTGAACTCGACGCCCACGAACCGCTTGTCGGCCGCTAGCCGGGCGCGAACGGCCTCGTCGGCGCGAGTGGGTAGCTCTTTACGCAGTGCGTCCACCGGCGCGGACACGTTCACCCCATGCGGCAGTGCATTACGGAGTTTCGCCACCGTCAGCCGCGACACCGCCGCGAGCTTGTCACCGTCGGACGCCTTGAACTTGCTGCCGACCAGCAACAGGAACAGGGCCACCAGAATCATCACGGAGGCGAACTGGCGCATGACGACACCGGGCGGAACGCGAGGGGCGAGTTCCGTTCAGTATGTCCGTCCCGCGGCTCGGGCGCAAGAGCTTCGAGGAGAAGGGAAACGTCAGGCGGCGTCCGCCGGGGACGGTTGCAGCGGCCACAGCACCCGGCGCAGGGTGTCGTCCGGGTCGTCTTCATCCGGCGATTCGAGTACGATCGTGACTCGGGGCAAGAGCCCGTGCCGCGCGAGAACGTCTTTCACGACGATCAGTGCCGCGTCGGGGGCGGTGATGGATTCCAACGGAATGTTGATGAACCCCGCGTCGGTCGCCCCGCGTCCGCATTCTCCCGCGGCGCGCGCGAGAAGGGCCGCGTCGAGGTCGTGTTCGAGCCGAGTCCGCAGGTCGAAATCCTCGTCCGTTCCAAACGCCCCGTTCACCGGCAGCCGAACTACCATCCCGAACGTCATTGCGAGTCTCCATGACGACGTGATGTGCCATCCATGAAATTACCCGGTCGGGCGTGTGAAGAACAAGAACGTTGCGACTCGATTTCGAGGTCACGCCACGGTTTGCAGTAGGCCTTGCGGTCCTCGGGGCACGGGATAGGAAAAGCGCGGGGCGATTTCGCCGCAACTCTCGTGCGGGGCGAGTCATGAGCACACCGCGTTTCACGGCCGAGGAACTCGACCGCCTTCGAGCACTGGCGGCGGAGTGGGGCAAAATCGTTTCCAAGCGGGCGTTCGGGGACGACGGGCCGGGATTGGACGTGGACTTCCGGACGATGGAGCAGATCGCCACCGCGGCGGCACAAGGGCTCACCGAAGGTGCCCTCCAGCAGATGCTCCACCAGCAGGCCCGGAAGGTGCCCGAACAGGTTCCGTGTCCGGTGTGTGGCGAGCCGTGCCCGACCCGACCACACACCCGCACCCTGGCGGCCCAAGGGGCCACGGTTCAACAGGCCGAACGGATCGCCCATTGTCCCGCCTGCCGGCGGGACTTTTTCCCCCCTGCGGCTGGCCCTCGGGCTGGATGAGCACGGGTACAGTTCCTCGGTCGTTCAACGCATCGTCACGGCCGCCGCCCGGTTCTCCTCGTTCCGGGATGCCGCCGAGGCGGTGCGGATGACCGGGGTCACGATCAGCGACAACCAGGTGCGCCGACTGGCTCACGAGGTCGGGCACGAGTTGATCGCGCGGCGCGATCGGAAGGCGGTCGAGCACCGGCGCCGCCAGTTAGAGCCGCGGACCGTGGTGGTGCCCGTGGCCGTGGTGGTCGAGGTCGATGGGGGGCGCATCCGCACCCGCGCCGCGGGCGCCGGCCCGGGTGTTCACGAGGCCCAGAACAAGGAGGACAAGGTGGCGTGCCTGGCCACCCTGAGTGGCCCCACGTTCGCCACGGACCCGTGCCCCGAGCCGCCCGAGTCGTTCCGCTGCCCGCGCCGGGTGCGGCGCCTGGTGCAGCAGATGAAGGGCCCGGCGGGCGAGGTCGCGCCCCCGGAAACCGTGGACGAATCGACGCCCCCGGTGCCGGCCGGGGAACCCGAAGGGGCCGAGCGGTGGTCCCCGACACGGTTGGTGCGGACGTGCGTGGCGAGCCTGGAGGGGAGTACCGCGTTCGGCCCGATGATGGCCGCCGAGGCCCAGGAGCGGCGCTTCTATGAGGCCCCGCGTCGGGCGTTCGTAGCCGACGGTCAGGCGTACAACTGGACCATCTGGCGCGGGTACTTTGGTGCGTTCGAGCCGATCGTGGATTTCCTGCACGCGGTGTGTTACGTGTTCTCGTCGGCCGCGGCCGTGAGCCCCGATGAGGCGTCGGGTTGGTCCCAATACGTGGCCTGGATGCGCGCGTGCTGGCAGGGTCGCGTTGGAGAAGTGCTCACCGAACTGGATCAGTGGCAGGCGCGGCTGGGTGAGCCCCCACCGGGTGAGGCGGCGACGGCCGAGGAGCGCCGGGACCCGCGCCGGGTGGTGGCGCACGCGCGGACCTACTTGGGGAACAATCGGGATCGCATGGCGTACCCGCGATACCGGCGCAACGGGCTACCGACGACGAGTAGCTGGTCGAGTCACTGGTGGGCGAGATCAACGCCCGGGTGAAGAGCACACAGAAGCATTGGACCCGGCCCGACGGTGCCGAATCGATCCTGCAACTGCGGGCCGCCGTGCTGAGCCAAGACGACCGGCTCCCACGGTTCTTCGCCGAACGGCCGGGCTCCTCGTTCCGCAAACGAGATACACTCTGCCACAAATCAGAGGGTGCCACAGCACAAACCGTGGCGTGACCTCCTCGATTTCCGGGCGCTCTCGCCGCAACCGAATTGCAAGCACGAAACGGTCAACGGAACTCATACGCTCGTGATCTGCTTCAGCGCGTCGGCCAGCACGTCGATATCGGCGGCGGTGCTGAACGGCCCCGGGCTGACCCGCACCAAGCCGTCAGGAGCGGTGCCAAGCGCCTTATGGACGTACGGCGAACAGTGCAAGCCGGGGCGCACCGCGATGTTAAACGACTGGTCGAGCACACCCGCGAATTCCGGCGCCGGGAGGAGTTCACACCGAAAGCTCAGCGCACCGACGCGCTGTGCCTCGTTCGCGTGGCCGAACACCTCGAACCCGGGCAGTTCCGCAAGGGCGCCCCGCAGGCGCTCGCACAGCTCCGTTTCGTGCCGGCGGATGCTCTCGACGCCGCGCGCTTCGACGAAGTCCAGCCCGGCGACCAGCCCCACGACGCCGAGCACGTTGGGCGTACCACCTTCAAGGTAGTGCGGGAAGTCGGTTGGTTGCGTGGGGGTGAGCGAGTCGCCCCCGGTGCCGCCCTCGCGCCACGGCCGGAGCGTCACGCGCGGCCCGACGTACAGTGCGCCGGTCCCCGTGGGGCCGAGCAGCGACTTGTGCCCCGGGAACGCGAGCAGATCGATGTGCGCGGCCTGGACATCGACCGCGATCGCCCCCGCGGTCTGTGCGGCGTCGACCAGAAACAGCACGTCGCGCTCGCGGCAGATGCGCCCCACGTCGGTGATCGGCTGCACGGTGCCGAGCACGTTGCTGGCGTGGGTCATCGCGACGAGCCGGGTCTTCGGCCCGATCGCGGCGCGCACCGCTTCGGGGTCGATCGTGCCGCCGCTGTCGGCCGGAACGCGTGTCAGGGTGATGCGCCCGGCTTCCGCGAGCGCCACCAGCGGGCGCGACACGCTGTTGTGTTCGAGGTCCGTGGTGATGACGTGGTCGCCGTCGTTCAGTACGCCCTTGAACGCCATGTTGAGGGCGTCGGTGCAGTTGAGCGTGAACGCCCAGCGTTCCGGGTTGCGGCCGTTGAAGAAGCGGTTGAGCCGGTGCCGCGCGTCGGAGAGGGCGTGCTCGGACTCCAGCGCCATCCGGTGCCCCGAGCGCCCCGGGTTGGCGAGCGAGTGCCGCGCGAAGCGGTCCATCGCGACGTACACGCTCTCGGGCTTCGGGAAGCTGGTCGCGGCGTTATCGAGGTAGATCATGATGAACCGTCGGCCGGCCCGAACCGGCTATGGAGGATCGCCCAGAGCGCAAAGCCGTGCCGCTCTTCTGGCAACACGCGGTCGAGAAACAGGTACAGCAGGTGTTGCTGTTCGCCCGACAAGTCCGCCAGGCGGAACCGCACGTCGCAAGCGTTGGAAACAGGCGGGTGGTAACCGTGATCGACGAACCGCCACCATGTCAGCCGGTCCGCCCAGACCTCACGCGGGACGCCGACGGCGATGAGATCGGCCTCGTTAGCCGCCACCCACAGGCGCCACTCGCGTTCGCCCTGCTTGTCGCGGCGGAAGCTCAAGGCAGCAAATCGGTTACTGAGATTGTACCGACCTGCTCGCCGTCAACTACTACGGGCACCACGTCGCCCGGGCCGTAGTCGGCGCGTGTCTTGTACGTCGGGTTCTTGCCGCCCTTCGGTTGCGTGTACACTTCCACGCACCGATCCACGAGATTTACGATCCAGTACACGGGCAACTTGGCCTTCGCGTACTGCGGGATTTTCAACCGCCGGTCCTCGTCGAGCGAAGTGTCAGACACCTCAATGACGATCGTCACGTCCTTTTCCGTCGGGTGCCGCTTCGTGTACTGCTGTTTCGGCGCCTGGACGACGGCGACGTCCGGCTCAGGTGCGTTGTCGCCGGGGAGCCGCACCGGCAGTTGCGTGCGCGTCGTCCACTCGGCCGGGAGCAAATCGGCGATGGCGCTGTTGGTCACATCGACCGTACCGGCGTGCTGAGGGTTGTGGGCCATCTTGTCCACCAGCCAGCCGTCGATCAGCTCGGAGCGGTCGCCGGGGGTGAAGAACCCGATCGCCGTCAGCCGCTCGTACTCCTCGATCGTGAACCGGTGAACGGAGCGCGGGGGGGCGTCGGCAGGCAGCGGCGCGACCTTCGTTCCCATGCGGATACCTCCTACCGCAAGAATCTTACGCCCCACCCGGACGGCCGCGCACACCAGCGAGCCTCTGCCCCGCTGGTATGCGCCGGGCGTGCGTCCGGGGTTCACGCGGAACCGGCTCGCGTCGGTCATGCGTGCCAGAGACCCGCGCTCCGGCGCCGGCACCTTTCAACCGGATTCGGCATCAGTGCCCGACGTACTTGGCGTACAGCGTGCGGGCCTTGTCCGGCTCGTCGGTGCCCTTGATGATCGCCCGGCCGTCCTCGAACACCGTGAACTCGTACGGGTCGCCGTTCTCGACCAGTTGGAACTTCAGCAGGAACTTGTTGTAGCTCACCTCGCCCGACTGCTTCAGCACGCCCGCGAGGTACGCGAAGTCGAGCTTGCCCTTCGTCCGGTGGCTCACTTGCACCGCGTTGCGGCCGCACAGCGACGTGGTCTGGGTGCCGTGCGCGCCGTCGAGCCACTCGAAGTTACGCTTCGCGCAGCACGGGCACTGCCCCTTGCGCCCCGCGAGCGGCGCCACCTTCACGCGCTTGTTGGTGTTCTCCCACACGTCGAGGATCAGCAGCTCGCGATTCACCGCGGCCTTGTTGCCGGACAGCAGCTTGATCGCCTCGGTGGCCTGGTAGCTTGCGACGATGGCGACCGCCGGCCCGAGCACGCCGGCCGTCTCACACGTCCCGGTCTCGCCCGGGGCCGGTGCGGCCTCAAACACGCACCGCAGGCACGGCGTCTCGCCCGGGATGATGGTCATGCTCATCCCCTGGCTGCCCACCGCCCCGCCGTAGACCCACGGCTTCCCGTGCTTGAACGCCACGTCGTTGATGAGGTAGCGGATCTCGAAGTTGTCGCTGCCGTCGAGGATCAGGTCGGCGCCGTCGCAGAAGTCCTCAATGTTGGTGCGGTTGATGTCCGCGACGATCGGCTCCACCGTGACCGACGAGTTGATCGCGCGCAGTTTGGTGGCGGCGGCCTCGGCCTTCGGCAGGTTGCTGGTCACGTCGGACTCGTCGAACAGCACCTGCCGCTGCAAGTTCGACGGCTCGACGAAGTCGCGGTCGATGACCCGCACGAACCCCACACCGGCGCGCACGAGGGTGTTGGCGAGCACGGTGCCGAGCGCGCCGCACCCGCAGAGCGTGACGCGGCTGGCGAGCAGTTTCTCCTGCCCACCTTTGCCCAGACCCGGGAACCGCATCTGGCGGGAGTAACGTTCGAGAGGGTTCGCGTCGTTCATGGTGCGTTAAGTGAGAAAGGGGAGCGGCTCGCGCTCCCCTTTGAGTGTGTGGAGGTGGCGCCGGCCTACAGGCCTATTTCATTCTCTTTGAGGAACTCTTGCAGGAATCGCACGTGCTGTTTGGGCCACTTCTCTTCCCGCGCGAACCCGACCAGCGCGGCCATGTCCTCACGTACCCGCCGCAGGTCCGGCCCGTCGAGCCGCTGCATGTACGAGACGAGGTAGTGCATCGCCTCCTCGGCCACCGCCGGGTTCAGCACCCCCGGCTCGGACCCTTCGAGGAAGACGTAGCTGTGGATCGCGGCGAGCAAGAGCGGGTGGACGCCCAGCTCGGCCGGGATCAGCGGGAACACCGCGGCCCCGTCGGGCGCCTCTTCGGGCTTCTTCTCTTCGGCGGACATCCGGAGCCTCACGGTCAATCGCCGACGGCGTAAATCAGTACCAGCAGTTCGTCGTCGCCGTGAACCGCGTCAGGATCGTATCGCAACGACTCGCCGTCAGAATCGCGATACAGTTCGAACCACCCGTGCGGGTTACCGTCCGCGTCGATCAGCCGCTCGCTCAGCGACGGGAACCGCGCCGCGAGTTCGTGGTAGATAGCGGCCCACGTCTTGGCCGCAACTCGTACTTCAGCCGCCTTATGACCTTGCTGCTCGGGAGAAAAGTAGACGTTCGGCAGCAAAACGGTCGGCATACGTCACCCGCCCGCGACGGCGGGAATGAGCGCCACGATCACGCCGTCGGTCACCGCGGTGTCCATCTCGTCGAGGTAGCGGATGTCCTCGTCGTTCAGGAACACGTTGATGTACGGGCGGAGCTTGCCGTCCGCGAACAGCTTGGGCTCGACCCCGGGGTACTGGCGCACGAGGTCCGCGAGCGCGGCCTTCACGGTCGCGCCGGTCACGTCCACTTCCGCCTTCCCGCCGGTCTGCTCGCGCATCGGGGTCGGGATCTGAACCTTGATCGCCATACGATCCTCATCTCGCTTCGGTCATCGTGGGATAATCAGCATTATCCACATTCCGATAGTTAACAGCACCGCTACGCCCAGCCACACACGCCACAGCAGCGGGAGTTGGCGGAACGCGATCAGAGCATTGTTCTCGGCGCTGGCGCGGGCCACCATGCGGTTCGTCCACGGGAACAACAGCAAGCCGATGCCGGTCCAGGTTCCGCCGCCCGCGAACAGGCCTTGGAAAGCGATGACCGCACGAATCCGGACCCGGCCGGCGCCCTCGACGAACACCATGACGGCCATGATCGCGCCGAGGAGCAGAAGTGCCGCGCCCAGCGGGCGCGACTTTTTGTGCGGTCGATCGGGGTCCGGGCCGGCGTCCGGCCGTTCGCCGGGCGGGCTCACACCAGCACCGGTTCCGCAGCCCGCTCGCCCAGCCCGACCAGTTCCTTGAAGTCGGCCAGGGCCGGCTTGATGACCGCCGGCTCGTCGAGGGCGTCGAACACCGCGTCCTGGGTCTTGAGCCCGTTGCCGGTGATGCAGATCACGATCTCCTCGTGCCGCGGGATGCGGCCCGACTCGATCAGCTTCTTGGCGACCGCCAGCGTCGTCCCGCCGGCCGTCTCCGCGAACACGCCCTCGGTCTTCGCGAGGAGCTGCATCCCCTCCACGATCTCCGCGTCGGTCACGTCCTCGGCCCAGCCGCCGGTCTCGCGGATCAGCTTCGCCGCGAAGTACCCGTCGGCCGGGTCGCCGATGGCGAGGCTCTTGCAGATCGTGTTGGGGGTCCGCACCGGCTTGTGCCGCTCGCGGTTGCTCTTCACGCAGTCCGCGATCGGGTTGCAGCCGGCGGCCTGCGCCCCGTACATCTTGGTCGTGACCGGTTGGTCCACGAGCCCGAGCTTGCTCAGCTCGGTGAACCCCTTGTGGATCTTGCCGATCAGCGCGCCGCCGGCCATCGGGCAGACGACGTGCTGCGGGAACCGCCAGCCCAGGTCCTCGGCGATCTCGAACCCGACCGTCTTGGACCCTTCCGCGTAGAACGGGCGCAGGTTCACGTTCACGAACCCCCACCCGTACTCCATCACGATCTGGGTGCAGAGCCGGTTCACCTGGTCGTAGGTGCCGGACACCTTCACGACCTTCGCGCCGTACACCGCGGTGCCCAGGATCTTGACCCGCTCGAGGTCGGCCGGGACCAGGATGGTGGCCTCGAGCCCGGCGGACGCGGACAGCGCCGCGACGCTGTTGGCGAGGTTCCCGGTGCTGGCGCACCCGACCATCCGCATCCCGAGTTCGCGGGCCTTCGAGAGCGCGACGGAGACGACGCGGTCCTTGAACGAGAGGGTCGGGAAGTTGACCGCGTCGTTCTTGATCCACAGCCGCTCGACGCCCAGCGCGTCCGCGAGCCGGTCGGCGCGGATCAGCGGGGTGCCGCCGACCTGCGGGCCGACGGTCGGTTCGCCGTCGAGCGGGAGCAGCTCACGGTACCGCCACATGTTTTTGGGGCGCGACTGGAACTTGGCCCGGCTGACGTGCGGCTTGATCTTTTCGTAATCGTAGGCGACTTCGAGCGGCCCGGAATCGTCGGCGCAGAAGAAGTGCGCGCCCTTCGGGTACAGTTTGCCGCACACGCGACACTTCAGGCCCAGAACGAAGTCGTTACTCGCCACAGAAACACCCCTGGTGAGAGACAAACGCAACTCGCTTTTCGGAGCGAAGTTACGCGGTCGATTTCGTTACGGGGTGAGTGCTTAGCCAGATGCGCCGCAACGCGTCCCTGTGTGCGGCTGGGTGGTGAGATAAGAGTACGGCGGGGCCGTAAAGAACGGCCCTACACGAGATCTTATCTTCCCCGGCCATACCACGTCTCAGTTCGGGAGACGATGGCGTTTGCCGGGCAGGAGTTAGCACCTGCATCCGAGACCCGAGTTGTGTGCTCGAATCGAAACGGACCGGTTGCTGTGGCGTCGTCGGGCCTGGCCCCTCAGCCACTCTGGATAAGATACTCACCAACTTTAATTTTCAAAACGGCCGCTCGAACGCGGTGCGTTGGAAGAAGGATACGGTGATTCTGCCGCCCTGGCAACGCAAATTAGGGAAAATTGCGTCGTGGCTCACACGTTCGGCGCGTCGTTAGCGCGCCGAGAACCGCGTTGACACCGCACCCGGTCGCGGGTACGGAGCGGGCATGGTCACGTTGCGCGGTTGCGCCCGCTGGGCGGTCTTCGTGCTCCCCGTCATCGGTCTGGCGGCGCTCCTCGGGTGCGCGCCGGCGCCGCGCCCCGACGGCACGTCCCCCCGCCCCCACCGGGCGATGGCGTCCGCCGACGGCCCGGTGATCGTCCCGCCGGGGGCGGTGCTGGCGAACCCGTCGGACCTCGACGCGGGGCTGCGCAAGCCCCGGCACGTGCTCGCCCTGTCCAGCGGCGGGCTCTACGGCGCGTACTCCGCCGGCGTCCTCGACGGGTGGAGCCGGACCGGGCTGCGGCCCGAGTTCGACGTGGTCACCGGGACCAGCACCGGGGCGCTGATCGCCCCGTTCGCGTTCCTGGGCAGCCACTACGACGCGCAATCGATGAAGCTCTACACGGGGGTGCGCGCCGAGGACATTTTCCGCGCCCGGGCGTGGATCACGATCCCGTTCCGCGACGCCCTCGCCACCTCCGCCCCGCTCAAAAAGCTGATCGAATCGCAGGTCAACCAGGACCTCATGGCGGCGATCGCCGCGGAGCACCGCAAGGGCCGCCGGCTGTACGTCGGGACGACGGACCTGCGCACCAAACGGACGGTGATCTGGGACATGGGCGCGATCGCGTGCCGGCCGCCCTCCGAGGGGAGCGCGCTGTTCCGCGACGTGCTGCTGGCGTCCGCCTCGATCCCGGGCGTGGCCCCGCCGGTGCCGTTCCGCATCGAGGTCGACGGGCAGCAGGTCACCGAGTACCACACCGACGGCGGCATCACCGCGCCGCTGTTCGTCCCGCCGAACGTGTTCATGAGCGCCGCGCCCGAGCCGGGCGAGCCGCCGGCGTTCGCGGGCGCGGGGTTCTACGCCATCGTGGCCGGGAAGCTGTACCCGGACGAAGGGCCGGTGCGGCGCCGCATCCTCCCGGTCCTGGGGGCCAGCACCGCGGCGCTGCTCGCGGCCCACTGCCGGGCGGAGCTGGCGAACATGTACTGGCAGGCGCGGTACGCCGGGATGCGGTACCACATGATCGCGCTGAGCCAGGACGCGCACATTCAGCCCGATTCGGCCGTCAGCTTCGACCAGGACCTGATGAAGCGGCTGTACGAAGAGGGCCGGCGCGACGGCGAGGGCGGGCCGAACTGGCTGTACTCCCCGCCGGCGCTCAGCCCGTGCGACGGCGACTACGCCCGCGGCAGCTCCCGGCTCCGGACCATGCCCACGGTTCCGATTTCGGTGCCGTAACGGTGAGGCGATCTGCGCCCGTCGCGCTCACGCCTGCGGGGCGGCGGGCGTCTCGCCCAGCACTTCGCCGCCGTGCTTGGCGATTTGCGCCCGCACCAGGGCCGCCAGGGCGACGTGAATTCGGTCGTTGGCGCCCGCCACCGTACACGTTCGCTCTTCGCCACCGGACCTGAACACCAGTTGCGACACGCACGCCCCCGCCTCGTGTGCGATCAGCACCCCGGCCGCCACGTCGTAGTCGTTCGCGGTGATGATCGCCCCGGCCCCGCCGCTCCCGGCCATGTACGCCAGGATGAGCGCCACCGACCCGCTGTTGCGCACCGCCGCGTTCCGCACCACCAGTTCGCGGAACACCTCCGTCTGGGCACCCAGGTCGAGCCCGCGGGCCGAGTAATCGATGATCTGGTTGCGGAGCGGTTCGGCGGCGTCCACCGGCGCCGCGAACGCCGCCCCCCGGTGCTCGAAGTCGTTGCGCTCGATCACGAACGCCCCCTGCCCGCGCTCGGCCCAAAAAATGCGCCCCGACGCCGGGTGGCTCACCACGGCGTCGGTGGTGGACCACCCGGCCCCGGTCCACTCCTGGCACGCGAGCGAAACGCCGAACTCCTGCCGCCGGCCCAGGAAGTTGCGCGTCCCGTCGAGCGGGTCCACCAGAAAGCGGCGCGCGCCGGCGACCGGCGCGGTGTCGTCGGCGTCCCCGTGCTCTTCGCCGCAAAACCGGTACGCGGGGTAGTGCGCGTGCAGCACCCGCCGAACCCGCTCCTCGATCTCGTCGTCCACGGCACTCGCGATGTTGTGTTCGTCCTTGAACGTCGCGACCAGTTCGCCGGCGCCGCCGCGCGGGCCGAGCGAATGCGCCTCGAAGTGCCGCATGGCGATGGCGTTGGCCTCGAACGCGGCCTCGATCATCGCCCC belongs to Gemmata obscuriglobus and includes:
- a CDS encoding BON domain-containing protein yields the protein MRQFASVMILVALFLLLVGSKFKASDGDKLAAVSRLTVAKLRNALPHGVNVSAPVDALRKELPTRADEAVRARLAADKRFVGVEFTVTAEGNVVTLRGVVPNANVKRLAVGVARNTVGVDEVVDELAAPVE
- a CDS encoding aminotransferase class V-fold PLP-dependent enzyme encodes the protein MIYLDNAATSFPKPESVYVAMDRFARHSLANPGRSGHRMALESEHALSDARHRLNRFFNGRNPERWAFTLNCTDALNMAFKGVLNDGDHVITTDLEHNSVSRPLVALAEAGRITLTRVPADSGGTIDPEAVRAAIGPKTRLVAMTHASNVLGTVQPITDVGRICRERDVLFLVDAAQTAGAIAVDVQAAHIDLLAFPGHKSLLGPTGTGALYVGPRVTLRPWREGGTGGDSLTPTQPTDFPHYLEGGTPNVLGVVGLVAGLDFVEARGVESIRRHETELCERLRGALAELPGFEVFGHANEAQRVGALSFRCELLPAPEFAGVLDQSFNIAVRPGLHCSPYVHKALGTAPDGLVRVSPGPFSTAADIDVLADALKQITSV
- a CDS encoding Uma2 family endonuclease translates to MGTKVAPLPADAPPRSVHRFTIEEYERLTAIGFFTPGDRSELIDGWLVDKMAHNPQHAGTVDVTNSAIADLLPAEWTTRTQLPVRLPGDNAPEPDVAVVQAPKQQYTKRHPTEKDVTIVIEVSDTSLDEDRRLKIPQYAKAKLPVYWIVNLVDRCVEVYTQPKGGKNPTYKTRADYGPGDVVPVVVDGEQVGTISVTDLLP
- a CDS encoding ThiF family adenylyltransferase, whose product is MNDANPLERYSRQMRFPGLGKGGQEKLLASRVTLCGCGALGTVLANTLVRAGVGFVRVIDRDFVEPSNLQRQVLFDESDVTSNLPKAEAAATKLRAINSSVTVEPIVADINRTNIEDFCDGADLILDGSDNFEIRYLINDVAFKHGKPWVYGGAVGSQGMSMTIIPGETPCLRCVFEAAPAPGETGTCETAGVLGPAVAIVASYQATEAIKLLSGNKAAVNRELLILDVWENTNKRVKVAPLAGRKGQCPCCAKRNFEWLDGAHGTQTTSLCGRNAVQVSHRTKGKLDFAYLAGVLKQSGEVSYNKFLLKFQLVENGDPYEFTVFEDGRAIIKGTDEPDKARTLYAKYVGH
- a CDS encoding ubiquitin-like small modifier protein 1 codes for the protein MAIKVQIPTPMREQTGGKAEVDVTGATVKAALADLVRQYPGVEPKLFADGKLRPYINVFLNDEDIRYLDEMDTAVTDGVIVALIPAVAGG
- the thrC gene encoding threonine synthase, whose translation is MASNDFVLGLKCRVCGKLYPKGAHFFCADDSGPLEVAYDYEKIKPHVSRAKFQSRPKNMWRYRELLPLDGEPTVGPQVGGTPLIRADRLADALGVERLWIKNDAVNFPTLSFKDRVVSVALSKARELGMRMVGCASTGNLANSVAALSASAGLEATILVPADLERVKILGTAVYGAKVVKVSGTYDQVNRLCTQIVMEYGWGFVNVNLRPFYAEGSKTVGFEIAEDLGWRFPQHVVCPMAGGALIGKIHKGFTELSKLGLVDQPVTTKMYGAQAAGCNPIADCVKSNRERHKPVRTPNTICKSLAIGDPADGYFAAKLIRETGGWAEDVTDAEIVEGMQLLAKTEGVFAETAGGTTLAVAKKLIESGRIPRHEEIVICITGNGLKTQDAVFDALDEPAVIKPALADFKELVGLGERAAEPVLV
- a CDS encoding patatin-like phospholipase family protein — its product is MVTLRGCARWAVFVLPVIGLAALLGCAPAPRPDGTSPRPHRAMASADGPVIVPPGAVLANPSDLDAGLRKPRHVLALSSGGLYGAYSAGVLDGWSRTGLRPEFDVVTGTSTGALIAPFAFLGSHYDAQSMKLYTGVRAEDIFRARAWITIPFRDALATSAPLKKLIESQVNQDLMAAIAAEHRKGRRLYVGTTDLRTKRTVIWDMGAIACRPPSEGSALFRDVLLASASIPGVAPPVPFRIEVDGQQVTEYHTDGGITAPLFVPPNVFMSAAPEPGEPPAFAGAGFYAIVAGKLYPDEGPVRRRILPVLGASTAALLAAHCRAELANMYWQARYAGMRYHMIALSQDAHIQPDSAVSFDQDLMKRLYEEGRRDGEGGPNWLYSPPALSPCDGDYARGSSRLRTMPTVPISVP